A section of the Chryseobacterium ginsenosidimutans genome encodes:
- a CDS encoding acyltransferase family protein, with translation MRSLSIDLLKIVLAFFVVCLHMHVLRDSNPSLSYVLVNGLFRIGVPVFLIISGYFFYFVDNIQRLKKWSFRILLLYIIWSLVYFPLWKEDDSYFLNILFGYHHLWYLIGTFFSGLLLFSLRNISPKILISIILFFFCCGYTIQFLGNSHYFNGEIDATLNLFPTYRNFLFVCFPFLGIGFLIKKLEIDVKRKPSLLLVLTSVFLVIFEAFLNYKILKLSQKESIDLLFSLLIACPLLFLYCKNISIKTDSKILASFSTAIYLIHPLVMEFVYKSTYITSFQDVIFTLILLIISLILVLLNRKVKYLL, from the coding sequence ATGAGAAGTTTATCCATTGATCTGCTAAAAATTGTACTGGCATTTTTTGTCGTTTGCTTGCACATGCACGTGTTGCGGGATTCTAATCCGTCGCTGAGCTATGTTTTGGTCAACGGATTGTTCAGGATTGGAGTTCCTGTTTTCTTGATTATTTCGGGTTACTTTTTTTATTTTGTGGATAATATTCAAAGATTAAAAAAATGGTCTTTCAGAATACTTTTACTGTACATCATTTGGTCACTTGTTTATTTTCCGCTGTGGAAAGAAGACGACAGTTATTTCTTGAATATTCTGTTCGGATATCATCATTTGTGGTATTTGATCGGGACTTTTTTTTCAGGTTTGCTGTTATTTAGCTTAAGAAATATTTCTCCTAAAATATTGATTTCAATTATTTTATTTTTTTTCTGTTGCGGATACACTATCCAATTCTTAGGGAATTCTCATTATTTCAATGGCGAAATTGATGCTACATTAAATTTGTTCCCGACGTACAGAAACTTTTTGTTTGTATGTTTTCCCTTTTTGGGAATCGGTTTTTTAATTAAAAAATTAGAAATCGATGTCAAACGGAAACCTTCTCTTTTACTCGTTCTTACTTCTGTTTTTCTTGTAATTTTTGAAGCTTTTCTGAATTATAAAATTTTAAAATTAAGCCAGAAAGAAAGCATTGATTTATTATTTTCATTATTAATTGCCTGTCCGTTGTTGTTTTTGTACTGTAAAAATATTAGTATAAAGACAGATTCAAAAATTCTGGCAAGCTTCTCAACCGCAATCTATCTCATTCATCCATTAGTAATGGAGTTCGTTTACAAATCAACATATATTACCTCTTTTCAGGATGTAATTTTTACATTGATTTTATTGATAATAAGTTTAATTTTGGTTTTGTTGAATAGAAAAGTGAAATATTTACTATGA